In Glandiceps talaboti chromosome 4, keGlaTala1.1, whole genome shotgun sequence, a single window of DNA contains:
- the LOC144434254 gene encoding uncharacterized protein LOC144434254 — MNIIIAIVSLILYVSVGGDTSQPKHIVVEVGKENGPFEVECDYFKYFQVEVTDPCKDLRVQVIRSQGEPDLYVSRYPVLYPTERSLAWSSYDWGHENLTISTWDPNFEAGTYYIGVHAFCSEEVHTGDENSIFTLLVESIPTEHPELDDVSGQTVQGTLLAEGYHYYRFCVPKECVSVNVRLENCMDASKCPTSYSWPELLVSWSIPKPNIKDHSWKLASVVRRTISLDPSDPNFRTGHYYIGVYGWCTPAEHCPDKSTCGPCEYANNANYSLSVEMDDILPQHCTPKTVICDISAADIVFIDIVLLAVLAILSISSSLPTSII, encoded by the exons atgaatattatcaTCGCGATCGTGtcattaatattatatgtatcagTCGGAGGGGATACATCGCAGCCAAAACACATTGTCGTAGAGGTTGGCAAAGAAAATGGGCCATTCGAAGTCGAGTGTGATTACTTCAAGTATTTTCAAGTTGAAGTGACAGACCCCTGTAAAGACCTCAGAGTGCAG gTCATTAGAAGTCAAGGTGAACCAGATCTGTATGTGTCTAGGTATCCAGTTTTGTATCCCACAGAACGAAGTCTAGCATGGTCATCTTACGACTGGGGACATGAGAACCTGACAATATCTACCTGGGATCCTAATTTTGAAGCTGGTACATACTATATTGGTGTACATGCATTCTGCAGTGAAGAGGTGCATACTGGTGACGAAA ATTCCATATTTACATTGTTAGTCGAGAGTATCCCCACTGAGCACCCAGAACTAGATGATGTGAGTGGTCAAACTGTGCAAGGGACTCTGCTGGCAGAAGGCTACCATTACTATCGTTTCTGTGTTCCCAAAGAGTGTGTGTCAGTTAACGTTAGACTAGAAAACTGCATGGATGCTAGTAAATGTCCAACAAGTTATTCGTGGCCAGAGTTGTTGGTATCGTGGTCCATTCCAAAGCCAAATATAAAAGACCATTCATGGAAATTAGCATCAGTAGTACGGCGTACTATTTCACTTGACCCATCTGATCCTAACTTCCGCACTGGACATTACTATATTGGTGTTTACGGCTGGTGTACCCCTGCAGAGCACTGCCCAGACAAATCAACATGTGGTCCAtgtgaatatgcaaataatgcaAACTATTCATTGAGTGTAGAAATGGATGATATTTTACCTCAACATTGCACCCCAAAGACTGTCATTTGTGATATCTCAGCAGCTGACATTGTGTTCATTGATATTGTGTTATTGGCAGTATTAGCCATACTGTCAATCAGTTCTTCTCTTCCTACCAGTATTATCTAG